A genomic window from Thermodesulfovibrionia bacterium includes:
- the serS gene encoding serine--tRNA ligase — translation MLDVKLVRENTEKVIEALKKRSENTAILDKFLLIEAKRRELLKAVEDDRQQRNTLSQEIGKLKKEGRDASELLEKAKQVSELTAARETELRELETLAKDELLLIPNIPHESVPVGKDETENVELRKWGVIPEFSFEPKNHWDIGEDLGILDFDRAGKITGARFVLYKGAGAALERALINFMLDLHTKEHGYTEVMPPFLVNRESMTGTGQLPKFENDLFKLEEGDAKGLLLIPTAEVPLTNIHREEILKEDGLPISYTAYTPCFRREAGSYGKDTRGLIRQHQFNKVELVKFVKPEGSYDELETLTNNAEEVLKRLGLPYRVVSLCTGDMGFSAAKTYDIEVWFPAQQKYREISSCSNFEDFQARRADIRFKTEGKKGTEFVHTLNGSGLAAGRTFAAILENFQQEDGSVIIPDVLRHYMGTDTISSR, via the coding sequence ATGCTTGACGTTAAATTAGTACGGGAAAACACAGAAAAGGTCATAGAGGCGCTTAAGAAGCGTTCGGAAAATACCGCTATCCTTGATAAATTCCTCCTGATAGAGGCCAAGAGGAGAGAACTGCTCAAGGCTGTGGAAGATGACAGGCAGCAGAGGAACACTTTGTCGCAGGAGATAGGAAAGCTCAAGAAAGAGGGCAGGGATGCTTCTGAACTTCTGGAGAAGGCAAAGCAGGTATCTGAGCTGACAGCGGCAAGGGAGACAGAGCTGAGGGAGCTTGAGACGCTTGCCAAAGATGAGCTTCTTTTGATACCTAATATCCCGCATGAATCTGTCCCTGTCGGCAAGGATGAAACTGAGAATGTTGAACTGAGGAAGTGGGGCGTAATACCGGAGTTCTCTTTTGAACCAAAGAATCACTGGGATATCGGCGAGGATCTCGGGATACTTGATTTTGACAGGGCAGGCAAGATAACAGGCGCGCGTTTTGTTTTGTATAAAGGCGCTGGTGCCGCGCTTGAGAGGGCTTTGATAAACTTTATGCTTGACCTCCATACAAAAGAGCACGGCTACACAGAGGTCATGCCTCCTTTTCTTGTGAACCGGGAATCAATGACCGGCACAGGACAGCTCCCGAAGTTTGAAAATGACCTCTTCAAGCTTGAAGAGGGCGATGCAAAAGGACTTTTGCTCATTCCTACCGCCGAGGTGCCTCTTACAAATATTCACAGGGAAGAGATACTGAAGGAAGACGGACTTCCAATTTCTTACACCGCATACACGCCATGCTTCAGGCGCGAGGCAGGCTCATATGGCAAGGATACGAGAGGGCTGATAAGGCAGCATCAGTTCAACAAGGTCGAGCTTGTTAAATTTGTGAAACCCGAAGGCTCTTACGATGAACTCGAAACCCTTACAAATAATGCTGAAGAGGTTCTGAAGAGGCTCGGGTTGCCTTATCGTGTGGTTTCATTATGCACAGGAGACATGGGTTTTTCCGCTGCAAAGACATATGACATAGAGGTATGGTTCCCTGCGCAGCAGAAGTACAGGGAGATATCGTCATGCTCTAACTTTGAAGACTTCCAGGCCAGACGGGCTGATATCAGGTTCAAGACAGAGGGCAAAAAGGGCACAGAGTTTGTCCATACATTGAACGGCTCAGGGCTTGCCGCAGGCCGCACCTTTGCAGCGATACTGGAGAACTTCCAACAGGAGGACGGTTCTGTTATAATACCTGACGTTCTTAGGCATTATATGGGAACCGATACGATCAGCAGTAGATAA
- the hemL gene encoding glutamate-1-semialdehyde 2,1-aminomutase → MNHKKSKELFNKAKRLIPGGVNSPVRAFNAVGGNPIFIDSAKGSKIYDVDGNEYIDYVLSWGPMILGHANPTIIKALQKAAEKGTSFGAPTPLEVELAGMVRKVYPSMEVMRMVSSGTEATMSAIRAARGFTGRDKIVKFEGCYHGHADGLLVKAGSGMATFGVPTSPGVPKDYARNTITLPYNDLAAFKKICGKAGKDIACVIIEPVVGNSGCILPKPGYLEGLRKVTKQHGIVLIFDEVMTGFRVSYGGAQKAFGIKPDMTCLGKVIGGGLPVGAYGGREEIMRKIAPDGPVYQAGTLSGNPLAMTAGIETLKILSKPETYKTLMAKSKALDEALKDAAKRAGIKTKFYRAGTMFCTYFTDKEVYNFTDAAKTDTAKFSLYFRKMLDRGINLAPSAYEAGFMSLAHTNADINKTARAAYETFKEIK, encoded by the coding sequence CTGAATCACAAAAAATCAAAAGAACTCTTTAATAAGGCAAAACGCCTGATCCCCGGCGGGGTGAACAGCCCTGTCCGCGCATTCAATGCTGTCGGCGGCAACCCTATCTTCATAGATTCCGCAAAAGGCTCAAAGATATACGACGTTGACGGAAACGAATATATAGATTACGTGCTCTCATGGGGGCCGATGATACTCGGCCATGCGAATCCAACTATTATAAAGGCGCTTCAGAAGGCTGCTGAAAAAGGAACAAGTTTTGGAGCGCCCACACCTCTTGAGGTGGAGCTTGCTGGCATGGTTCGCAAGGTATATCCCTCAATGGAAGTGATGAGGATGGTCAGCTCAGGCACTGAGGCAACGATGAGCGCTATCAGAGCTGCGCGCGGTTTTACAGGAAGGGACAAGATTGTAAAGTTTGAGGGATGCTACCACGGACACGCTGATGGACTTCTTGTTAAGGCCGGTTCCGGTATGGCTACATTCGGCGTTCCCACAAGCCCGGGAGTGCCGAAGGATTATGCAAGAAATACTATCACGCTTCCCTATAACGACCTTGCTGCATTTAAGAAGATATGTGGAAAGGCAGGCAAAGATATCGCATGTGTAATCATCGAGCCTGTTGTCGGAAACAGCGGATGTATCCTGCCGAAGCCGGGATATCTTGAAGGTTTAAGAAAGGTGACGAAGCAGCACGGCATCGTTCTTATATTTGATGAGGTCATGACAGGTTTCAGGGTCTCATACGGCGGAGCGCAGAAGGCATTCGGCATAAAGCCTGATATGACATGCCTTGGCAAAGTTATTGGCGGCGGACTGCCGGTAGGCGCATACGGCGGAAGGGAAGAGATTATGAGAAAGATAGCTCCTGACGGCCCGGTGTATCAGGCAGGCACGCTCTCAGGAAACCCGCTTGCAATGACAGCAGGCATTGAGACATTAAAAATACTCTCAAAGCCTGAGACATACAAAACCCTTATGGCAAAATCAAAGGCTCTTGATGAAGCTCTCAAAGATGCTGCAAAGCGCGCAGGCATCAAGACAAAGTTCTACAGGGCGGGCACAATGTTCTGCACATACTTCACTGATAAAGAGGTCTACAACTTCACTGACGCGGCAAAGACAGACACCGCAAAGTTCTCGCTCTACTTCAGAAAGATGCTTGACAGGGGCATAAACCTTGCGCCATCCGCATACGAGGCTGGCTTCATGTCGCTTGCTCATACAAACGCTGATATAAATAAGACAGCAAGGGCTGCGTACGAGACATTTAAAGAGATCAAGTGA
- a CDS encoding TolC family protein: MNTSAKKIIAGLMIMLGLSGCVTVGPDYISPKISAPEKWDTGSDIRSSDAETMEKWWSTLNDPELTSLIECSISSNLGIREAKARVREARARRGISRAGLFPSVDASGSAQRSRGSSGTENDFYYMGFDAGWELDLFGGVRRSVEAADADLEASEEGLNDVLVSLLAEVSLNYVDVRLFQKRIAIAESNLAAQTETYKIAGWRNEAGLVSGLDVEEAMYNLERTKAQIPALRSGLEQAMNNIAILIGKYPGALYAERSEQKAIPVTPVEIAVGLPADLLRRRPDVRQAERRLAAQTARIGVATAGLYPQFTLSGSIGLEAMELDDLFTYGNRTFGIGPGFRWNIFDAGSIRKNIEVQNALQEQALIQYETAVLEALHEVKNALTAYAGEQVRRQSLLNGSNAAERAVKLAQEQYESGLIDFQSLLTAQQSLLSLQDQLAGSDAEVTSNLIRLYKALGGGWESLTPAAEDQGEFIK, translated from the coding sequence TTGAATACATCTGCTAAAAAGATAATTGCCGGACTTATGATAATGCTCGGCCTCTCAGGGTGCGTTACTGTCGGGCCGGATTATATTTCTCCAAAGATATCCGCGCCTGAAAAATGGGATACCGGTTCAGATATCAGGAGCAGCGATGCCGAGACCATGGAGAAGTGGTGGTCAACGCTTAATGATCCGGAGTTAACGAGTTTGATAGAATGTTCTATCAGCAGCAACCTTGGCATACGCGAAGCGAAAGCGCGCGTTCGTGAAGCAAGGGCGCGCAGAGGCATAAGCAGGGCTGGGCTTTTCCCATCAGTTGATGCCTCCGGTTCAGCGCAGCGCAGCCGGGGCAGCAGCGGCACTGAGAATGACTTTTACTATATGGGCTTTGACGCTGGCTGGGAACTCGACCTCTTCGGCGGTGTGAGGCGTTCCGTGGAGGCGGCCGATGCAGACCTTGAGGCGAGCGAAGAAGGCCTTAATGACGTGCTCGTTTCACTCCTTGCAGAAGTCTCTCTGAACTATGTTGATGTCCGCCTTTTTCAGAAAAGGATAGCGATAGCAGAATCAAATCTTGCCGCCCAGACTGAGACCTATAAGATTGCAGGGTGGCGTAATGAAGCAGGCCTTGTGAGCGGGCTCGATGTGGAAGAGGCGATGTACAATCTGGAAAGGACAAAGGCGCAGATACCTGCCTTGCGGAGCGGGCTTGAACAGGCCATGAACAATATTGCGATATTGATAGGTAAATATCCCGGGGCATTGTATGCTGAACGGTCTGAACAAAAAGCGATTCCGGTTACGCCTGTTGAGATAGCTGTCGGGCTTCCCGCTGACCTGCTCAGGCGCAGGCCTGATGTGCGGCAGGCTGAACGGAGGCTGGCAGCTCAGACAGCCCGCATCGGAGTTGCAACTGCCGGGCTTTATCCACAGTTCACTCTCTCCGGGTCGATCGGACTTGAAGCCATGGAGCTTGATGATCTCTTCACTTATGGGAACCGGACGTTCGGGATCGGGCCGGGTTTTAGATGGAATATATTTGACGCTGGAAGCATCAGAAAGAATATCGAGGTTCAGAACGCGCTTCAGGAACAGGCTTTGATACAGTATGAAACCGCAGTGCTTGAGGCGCTTCATGAGGTGAAAAACGCGCTCACAGCTTATGCCGGAGAGCAGGTTCGGAGGCAGTCGCTTTTAAACGGTTCAAATGCTGCTGAGCGCGCTGTCAAACTTGCGCAGGAACAGTATGAGTCAGGCCTGATCGATTTCCAATCCTTGCTGACCGCGCAGCAGTCACTGCTCTCGCTTCAGGATCAGCTGGCAGGCAGCGACGCTGAGGTGACATCAAATTTAATAAGGCTCTATAAGGCGCTCGGCGGCGGATGGGAATCATTGACACCCGCAGCTGAAGATCAGGGGGAATTTATAAAATGA
- a CDS encoding ABC transporter ATP-binding protein, with amino-acid sequence MPDESRNTESQKLIRLKGVNKVYGTGEAEMQALRGIDLSIEAGEFVAVMGPSGSGKSTCMNILGCLDTPTSGAYLFRGVDAGKLYRDQRALLRRNYLGFVFQGYNLLNRTTALENVELPLVYRGIPAVQRRAQALEALESVGLNGWESHTPNKLSGGQQQRVAIARAIVTKPALLLADEPTGNLDTARSREIMDLLTRFNKERGITIVMVTHEADMAAYAKRIVRFRDGSIETDRQNGERP; translated from the coding sequence ATGCCGGATGAATCCCGAAATACTGAAAGCCAAAAGCTGATCCGGCTCAAGGGCGTGAATAAGGTCTACGGAACCGGTGAGGCAGAGATGCAGGCGCTGCGCGGAATAGACCTCTCTATTGAAGCAGGTGAATTTGTGGCTGTGATGGGGCCGAGCGGCTCGGGTAAATCAACCTGCATGAATATACTCGGGTGCCTTGACACCCCTACTTCCGGTGCATATCTATTCCGGGGGGTTGATGCCGGAAAGCTGTATCGTGACCAGCGCGCTCTCCTGCGGCGCAACTATCTCGGATTTGTCTTTCAGGGCTATAACCTTCTGAACCGCACCACCGCCCTTGAAAATGTCGAACTGCCTCTTGTATATCGCGGCATCCCTGCGGTGCAGCGGCGCGCTCAGGCGCTTGAGGCGCTTGAATCCGTAGGCCTTAACGGATGGGAATCACATACCCCTAATAAACTCTCAGGCGGCCAGCAGCAGCGGGTAGCTATCGCCAGAGCAATAGTCACAAAACCGGCCCTGCTGCTGGCTGATGAACCTACCGGAAATCTGGATACCGCCCGCAGCCGTGAGATCATGGATCTGCTGACAAGGTTCAATAAAGAGCGGGGCATTACCATAGTGATGGTGACACATGAGGCTGATATGGCAGCCTATGCAAAACGCATCGTCCGTTTCCGCGACGGCTCTATAGAGACAGACCGGCAGAACGGGGAGAGGCCGTAA
- a CDS encoding M23 family metallopeptidase codes for MLRKFIHRSLLQLFLFILLLPPCSHAFNIKIQPKETFPGDVLFLKLISETPTLPEAVFLGKNITFYKLEGNEYGALVPLDIETAPGDYSISVKAENISISLNVKIKPYDFPTKKMTLPEEKVTLSPEDSLRVEREFLMQEEIWKAANEKIWDGGFVSPTGTAVSEKFGVIRIMNEKKTSVHKGIDLKASSGEPVKAINSGKVVLNEDLFYGGNTLIIDHGMGLFSVYMHLSKFNVNNGDEVTKGDVIGFAGMTGRATGPHLHMSVKLQGVSVNPESLMKLVF; via the coding sequence TTGCTAAGAAAGTTCATTCATAGATCGCTCCTCCAGCTTTTTCTCTTTATCCTTCTTCTGCCTCCTTGCTCACATGCTTTTAACATTAAAATCCAGCCAAAAGAGACCTTCCCGGGCGATGTCCTGTTTCTGAAGCTTATATCAGAGACCCCGACTTTACCTGAAGCGGTCTTTCTCGGGAAGAATATAACCTTTTATAAACTTGAGGGCAATGAATATGGAGCGCTTGTGCCTCTTGATATTGAGACTGCACCGGGTGATTACAGCATAAGTGTGAAAGCAGAGAACATAAGCATCAGCCTGAACGTCAAGATAAAACCCTATGATTTCCCGACAAAGAAGATGACCCTGCCTGAAGAGAAGGTCACGTTAAGCCCCGAAGACAGCCTGCGCGTGGAAAGAGAGTTTCTCATGCAGGAGGAGATATGGAAGGCAGCTAATGAAAAGATATGGGACGGCGGATTTGTTTCGCCGACAGGCACAGCGGTCTCTGAAAAGTTCGGCGTCATCAGAATCATGAATGAGAAGAAGACGAGCGTGCACAAGGGAATTGACCTTAAGGCAAGCAGCGGGGAACCTGTCAAGGCGATAAATTCAGGAAAGGTCGTATTAAATGAAGACCTCTTTTACGGTGGGAACACCCTGATAATTGACCACGGCATGGGGCTCTTTTCAGTTTACATGCATCTCTCAAAATTCAATGTCAATAACGGCGATGAAGTTACTAAAGGAGATGTGATAGGCTTCGCAGGCATGACCGGCAGGGCAACAGGCCCGCACCTTCACATGAGCGTTAAACTTCAGGGCGTGAGCGTAAACCCCGAATCGCTTATGAAACTGGTATTTTGA
- a CDS encoding ABC transporter permease yields MIFNTILLALREIRRNVLRSSLTILGIVIGVAAVITMVTLGSGATAQVTSDITKLGSNMLQVRPGQGFHGPGGGARSSAPMFRIDDADVISRVVSGLAAVAPIANQSIQAIYGSENWSTSVTGTNNAYLDVRNWPLLEGREFTDGELRAGKSVCIIGTTVRDKLFGGISPTGSMIRLGKLSCQVIGVLVSKGQSSFGSDQDDFVLVPVHMFHRRIAGDIDISTILVSAQDGVSTEKVKSDIELLMRERRRITTGEEDDFNVRDMKEIVSTLTGTTRVLTALLSAVAAVSLLVGGIGIMNIMLVSVTERTREIGIRLAIGAMEREVLMQFLIEAVVLSSLGGIVGILLGLSASAAGANLLSVPLVLNPWVVLTAFAFSAAVGVIFGYFPAQKAARLDPIDALRHE; encoded by the coding sequence ATGATATTTAATACTATTCTTCTTGCACTAAGGGAGATCAGGCGGAACGTACTGCGTTCGTCCCTGACCATTCTCGGCATCGTGATAGGAGTTGCAGCAGTGATCACCATGGTCACCCTCGGCAGCGGTGCTACTGCGCAGGTCACCTCAGATATAACCAAGCTCGGAAGCAATATGCTGCAGGTGAGGCCCGGCCAGGGATTTCACGGCCCCGGCGGCGGCGCGCGTTCAAGCGCCCCGATGTTCCGCATTGATGATGCCGATGTTATCTCACGTGTGGTCTCAGGCCTGGCTGCTGTCGCGCCTATTGCAAACCAGTCCATACAGGCAATTTACGGGAGCGAGAACTGGTCTACTTCGGTCACAGGCACGAACAACGCTTATCTGGATGTTAGGAACTGGCCTCTGCTTGAAGGCCGGGAATTTACCGATGGAGAACTGCGGGCAGGAAAGTCTGTATGCATCATAGGCACAACGGTGCGTGACAAGCTCTTCGGCGGCATCAGCCCTACCGGTAGCATGATCCGTCTTGGAAAGCTCTCATGCCAGGTGATCGGAGTCCTTGTATCAAAGGGCCAGTCCAGCTTCGGCAGCGATCAGGATGATTTTGTGCTCGTTCCGGTGCATATGTTTCACAGGCGGATAGCAGGAGATATCGATATCAGCACCATACTGGTATCGGCTCAGGACGGGGTTTCAACTGAAAAGGTCAAGAGCGACATCGAACTGCTGATGCGCGAGCGCAGGCGCATCACAACAGGGGAAGAGGATGATTTTAATGTGAGGGATATGAAGGAGATCGTAAGCACACTGACAGGAACGACGCGGGTGCTTACCGCCCTTTTGAGCGCTGTAGCAGCTGTCAGCCTTCTGGTCGGCGGGATAGGCATCATGAATATCATGCTCGTCTCTGTTACAGAACGTACAAGAGAGATAGGCATCCGGCTTGCCATAGGCGCGATGGAGCGCGAAGTGCTGATGCAGTTTCTCATAGAGGCGGTTGTGCTCTCATCATTGGGAGGAATAGTCGGTATCCTGCTGGGACTTTCTGCTTCAGCTGCAGGAGCAAATTTGCTCTCTGTCCCGCTCGTGCTTAATCCATGGGTCGTGCTCACAGCCTTTGCATTTTCCGCGGCAGTAGGCGTGATCTTCGGATACTTCCCTGCGCAGAAGGCTGCGAGGCTCGATCCAATAGACGCGCTTCGGCATGAATAA
- a CDS encoding efflux RND transporter periplasmic adaptor subunit, whose protein sequence is MKTDTESDIIKTLGVEHASGSGKRLKRWLVIVLLLLILGAVLLIWWRRSENANAPQYKTKEAARGNIIVTVTATGTLKPVNQVDVSSELSGIIKTVEADYNDQVKAGQILAKLDTEILEAKVVQSKAALDAAEAKLLETKATVEESHNQLARLKKVWEISNKKVPSQHEMDTAEAALKRAEAMETSAKAQVSEAKAALNTNKTNLTKAIIRSPINGIVISRSVEPGQTVAASFQAPVLFTMAENLTQMELYVDVDEADVGQVKEGQAATFTVDAYPDRTFEALITQVRYGSKTVGGVVTYETVLSMDNSDLSLRPGMTASADIIVKKIEDVILVPNTALRFLPVIQEEEAPSSSGGSLIGKLIRPPRHASRANGDKSSDKKEQRVWILKEGKPFAIQIVVGSSDGIMTEVVSGDVEPGMELLVDMNNTKK, encoded by the coding sequence ATGAAGACGGATACGGAATCAGATATCATCAAGACATTGGGCGTTGAGCATGCTTCAGGCAGCGGCAAACGGCTGAAGCGATGGCTTGTCATAGTCTTATTGCTGCTGATCTTAGGGGCTGTCCTGCTGATCTGGTGGAGAAGATCTGAAAACGCTAACGCACCCCAGTATAAGACCAAGGAGGCTGCCCGCGGAAATATTATCGTCACTGTTACCGCTACAGGAACGTTGAAACCGGTCAATCAGGTAGATGTTAGCAGCGAGCTCTCAGGCATCATCAAGACCGTTGAGGCGGATTACAACGACCAGGTAAAGGCCGGGCAGATATTGGCAAAACTCGACACCGAGATACTGGAGGCAAAGGTCGTGCAGTCAAAGGCTGCACTCGATGCGGCAGAGGCAAAGCTTCTGGAGACAAAGGCGACTGTCGAAGAATCGCATAATCAGCTTGCGCGCCTGAAAAAGGTCTGGGAGATCAGCAATAAAAAAGTGCCTTCTCAGCATGAGATGGATACGGCAGAAGCTGCATTGAAACGCGCAGAGGCTATGGAGACCAGTGCAAAGGCGCAGGTATCTGAAGCAAAGGCCGCTCTTAATACAAACAAGACAAATCTTACTAAGGCAATAATACGCTCACCTATAAACGGTATTGTTATTTCACGATCAGTTGAACCGGGCCAGACCGTGGCAGCATCTTTCCAGGCGCCGGTGCTCTTTACAATGGCTGAGAACCTCACCCAGATGGAGCTGTACGTTGATGTTGACGAGGCAGACGTCGGACAGGTAAAAGAGGGGCAGGCAGCCACCTTCACAGTAGACGCATACCCAGACCGGACATTTGAAGCCCTTATCACGCAGGTGCGTTACGGCTCAAAGACAGTGGGCGGGGTCGTTACATATGAAACAGTCTTAAGCATGGACAATTCTGATCTTTCATTACGGCCCGGCATGACAGCTTCGGCAGACATTATTGTCAAAAAGATCGAAGACGTGATCCTTGTGCCGAATACAGCACTGCGTTTTCTGCCGGTGATTCAGGAAGAGGAAGCTCCCTCAAGCAGCGGCGGAAGCCTTATCGGTAAACTTATACGCCCCCCCAGACATGCATCAAGGGCAAATGGGGATAAGTCCTCTGATAAAAAAGAGCAGCGTGTCTGGATATTAAAGGAAGGCAAGCCCTTTGCCATACAAATTGTTGTAGGCTCATCTGACGGGATAATGACAGAGGTTGTCTCCGGTGATGTCGAACCCGGCATGGAATTGCTGGTCGATATGAACAACACAAAGAAATAA
- a CDS encoding cytochrome c family protein: MKKIMTVVFAVLFVASVFGVATAADYVGAKKCKMCHMKQFKAWEATTMAGSFENLKAGVKAEEKKKAGLDGAKDYTHDKGCLKCHTTGYGKPTGFTSIEETPDLAGVQCEGCHGPGGTYKDIMKTNKDYKLAEIKGAGLILPSEDEKGCMSCHGSDSPFNEKVDPKYKFNFKDRLEKTHEHTPLKSAH; the protein is encoded by the coding sequence ATGAAAAAGATTATGACCGTTGTTTTTGCAGTTCTTTTTGTTGCTTCAGTATTTGGTGTTGCAACTGCTGCTGATTATGTCGGCGCTAAAAAATGCAAGATGTGCCATATGAAACAGTTTAAGGCATGGGAAGCTACCACAATGGCCGGCAGTTTTGAGAACCTCAAGGCTGGTGTAAAGGCAGAGGAAAAGAAGAAAGCAGGCCTGGATGGCGCCAAAGATTATACCCATGATAAGGGTTGCCTTAAGTGCCACACAACCGGTTACGGGAAACCAACTGGTTTTACAAGTATCGAAGAGACACCGGATCTTGCCGGAGTACAGTGCGAAGGATGCCACGGCCCCGGAGGTACGTACAAGGACATAATGAAGACGAACAAGGATTACAAACTTGCTGAGATTAAAGGAGCAGGGCTGATCCTTCCTTCAGAAGATGAAAAAGGATGTATGTCATGTCATGGCAGCGACAGTCCGTTCAATGAAAAGGTCGATCCAAAATATAAGTTTAATTTTAAGGATAGACTGGAAAAGACCCACGAACATACACCGCTTAAGAGCGCACATTAA
- a CDS encoding M48 family metallopeptidase produces MNIYLIFILIAYILITAFGYLLDYLNLSHLEKHGSVIPQEFEGKIDQELLTKTRNYTVEKTQFGFISSGFDNVILLLFLFGGILNIYNSWVASMQMHFILSGLAFFLLLTYAQTIISTPFSLYSTFRIEKKYGFNTMTMKLWIMDFIKSLLLSTVLMGILLSVGLLLIQKSPELWWFYLWCFFFAFTIFMMYISPYVLEPLFNKFTPIDDEEFVDDIKKLMQKAGIKVSRVFKMDASKRSKHTNAYFSGIGKVKRIVLFDTLLEKLDKDEIIAVLAHEAGHWKKKHLLKMLAVTELIALIVMFIAYKATQSNFLIELFNINESTFFAKVILLSFIFSIASFPFSPLFNQLSRRHEKEADRFSYELTGDTDGMIGALVKLSKDNLSNLHPHPLYALFHYSHPPVLERIRQIKELKK; encoded by the coding sequence ATGAACATCTATTTAATATTCATCCTCATTGCCTACATTCTCATTACCGCCTTCGGCTACTTGCTCGATTATCTCAATCTCTCTCATTTAGAAAAGCACGGCTCTGTCATACCGCAGGAGTTTGAGGGCAAGATAGATCAGGAACTTTTGACAAAGACCAGAAACTACACGGTTGAGAAGACGCAATTCGGTTTCATCTCCTCAGGCTTTGATAACGTCATACTTCTGCTTTTTCTCTTTGGCGGGATACTGAATATCTACAACTCATGGGTCGCTTCAATGCAGATGCACTTCATACTCTCAGGCCTCGCCTTCTTTCTGCTCCTTACATATGCACAGACAATAATCTCAACTCCATTCAGCCTCTACAGCACATTTAGGATTGAGAAGAAGTACGGCTTCAATACAATGACCATGAAACTATGGATCATGGACTTTATTAAATCACTGCTCTTATCAACTGTCCTGATGGGAATACTCTTGTCAGTCGGGCTTCTCCTCATACAGAAGAGCCCTGAACTATGGTGGTTCTATCTCTGGTGCTTCTTCTTTGCCTTCACCATATTCATGATGTATATCTCGCCCTATGTGCTTGAACCGCTATTCAATAAGTTCACGCCAATAGATGATGAAGAGTTTGTTGATGATATAAAGAAGCTCATGCAGAAGGCTGGAATAAAGGTGAGCAGGGTCTTTAAGATGGATGCTTCAAAACGGTCAAAACATACGAATGCCTATTTCTCAGGAATCGGGAAAGTTAAGCGTATCGTGCTTTTTGATACACTTTTGGAAAAGCTTGATAAGGATGAGATAATAGCGGTGCTTGCGCATGAGGCAGGGCACTGGAAGAAGAAGCATCTTTTGAAGATGCTGGCGGTTACCGAACTGATAGCGTTAATAGTTATGTTCATCGCTTACAAAGCCACACAAAGCAACTTTCTGATAGAACTTTTTAATATCAATGAAAGCACATTCTTTGCAAAGGTCATCTTGCTCTCATTTATCTTCTCCATAGCAAGTTTCCCGTTCTCACCGTTATTTAATCAGTTATCAAGAAGGCATGAGAAAGAGGCTGACCGTTTTTCATATGAGCTGACAGGAGATACAGACGGCATGATCGGCGCGCTTGTAAAGCTCTCAAAAGACAACCTCTCAAACCTGCATCCGCATCCGCTGTACGCATTATTCCATTACTCCCACCCGCCTGTGCTGGAGAGAATAAGGCAGATAAAGGAATTGAAGAAGTAA